The DNA region TGGAAGAGGGCGAGATGTGGGCTCCATCCTCGACCGGCGCGTCGACTCCGGACGTTTTGTCAAAGATATTCCCGAACACGATCCTCCCGGGCTTGAAATCCGCCGCTGCTGcgcttttttctgttttactcaGCCGAAAACTTTCCGCCGTTCGCGCAAAATGCGAAACGAAGAACAGAATCACAGCCAAGCAAAGAGAGGAGCGCTTCCTTTTTCCTTTGGTTGCCATCGTAACTCCTGGAAACAACACACTGATGCCTGAAGCGGCGCTTTTCAAGCGTTCACCTGCGGGTTGATCACTGATGGTC from Takifugu flavidus isolate HTHZ2018 chromosome 15, ASM371156v2, whole genome shotgun sequence includes:
- the LOC130539536 gene encoding uncharacterized protein LOC130539536 isoform X4, with the translated sequence MATKGKRKRSSLCLAVILFFVSHFARTAESFRLSKTEKSAAAADFKPGRIVFGNIFDKTSGVDAPVEDGAHISPSSTEGDVNYQGDYPGLQTNIPDNMKFMNPSVLCGLNKMKFMAQGADAQQFSMDPGEFVSSTTLQGLWGLMMPIHLS